The proteins below are encoded in one region of Patescibacteria group bacterium:
- a CDS encoding cob(I)yrinic acid a,c-diamide adenosyltransferase, with amino-acid sequence MGKKYPPTPPVTIPEKHGLFMIYEGRGKGKTTAAIGMAVRALGTGMNVFIIHFIKGEWPNGERDFFAAYGELLPLYKGSKKLGHVHVESSGKGFVKILGDKKPMRVHKDAAKRGLARAKRALKSGDYQLIVMDEAISAIEEKLITVQDLLAVLKVKPPLTHLVMTGHFAPKALVAKADLVSRVDMVKHPYYKGILAQKGIDF; translated from the coding sequence ATGGGCAAAAAATATCCACCCACTCCACCCGTCACTATTCCCGAAAAGCACGGTCTTTTTATGATTTACGAGGGACGAGGTAAAGGGAAGACTACGGCCGCTATTGGTATGGCCGTTCGGGCGCTCGGCACCGGCATGAATGTTTTCATCATTCATTTTATTAAGGGCGAATGGCCAAACGGTGAGCGAGACTTTTTTGCCGCCTATGGCGAGCTACTACCGCTGTACAAAGGAAGCAAGAAACTTGGTCACGTTCATGTCGAGTCCTCCGGCAAGGGTTTTGTTAAAATTTTAGGAGATAAGAAGCCGATGCGTGTGCATAAAGACGCCGCCAAGCGTGGCCTAGCACGCGCTAAGCGTGCCCTGAAGAGTGGTGACTACCAGCTCATCGTTATGGATGAAGCAATAAGTGCCATAGAAGAAAAGTTAATCACCGTGCAAGACCTTCTCGCAGTTTTGAAGGTTAAGCCGCCACTTACGCACCTTGTTATGACTGGGCATTTTGCGCCAAAGGCATTAGTTGCAAAAGCGGACTTGGTGAGCCGAGTCGATATGGTGAAGCATCCGTACTATAAAGGCATTTTGGCACAGAAAGGTATAGATTTTTAA
- a CDS encoding AI-2E family transporter, translating to MKVNSRQFFFFAMLFGAASLVFALFFPYLQPLAIAAALAVVFRPVHRKLQSYVGAPNGAAAFLTVVISVGLVLVPLLILGSLVFLEARGLVTYLRLGGYGGVEDDIVDILSRYMPGLRSNLASYVQDIGLSVAGNVRGVLSGTVSALFNFALSAIAFFYILKDGDRFAAAFAKVSPFKEERDYQILDRLETAVNAVVTGTVVVAVAQGVLAGIGFAIFGIPSPALWGGVAIFAALIPGIGTSLVVVPAVLYLLYAGSPIMALALLAWGAVLVGLIDNILRPWLIGRSFNIHPFLVLLSVFGGLQLFGPLGIILGPISLALLIVLLDLSDHYLDGE from the coding sequence ATGAAGGTAAATTCTCGACAATTCTTCTTCTTTGCTATGCTTTTCGGTGCGGCCAGTTTGGTATTCGCGCTTTTTTTCCCGTATCTACAACCACTGGCGATTGCGGCAGCGTTGGCAGTTGTTTTTCGGCCAGTCCATCGTAAGTTACAGAGTTATGTTGGTGCGCCAAATGGTGCCGCCGCTTTTTTGACCGTGGTTATTTCTGTGGGGCTTGTCCTTGTGCCACTCCTCATTTTGGGGAGTCTTGTTTTTTTGGAAGCCAGAGGTCTCGTGACCTATTTGCGACTTGGTGGTTACGGTGGTGTAGAGGATGACATTGTAGATATCCTGTCACGGTACATGCCAGGGCTTCGTAGTAATTTGGCCAGCTACGTCCAAGACATTGGGCTTAGTGTGGCTGGTAATGTGCGGGGTGTTTTGTCTGGTACTGTGTCGGCACTTTTTAACTTCGCGCTTAGTGCCATTGCCTTTTTTTATATATTGAAAGATGGTGACCGATTTGCGGCGGCATTTGCAAAAGTGAGCCCATTTAAAGAAGAACGAGATTATCAAATACTCGACAGGCTTGAAACAGCGGTGAATGCTGTCGTTACCGGCACTGTGGTTGTTGCCGTTGCGCAAGGCGTATTGGCCGGAATTGGTTTTGCGATTTTTGGTATCCCAAGTCCGGCACTGTGGGGTGGGGTAGCCATTTTTGCGGCACTTATTCCGGGCATTGGTACCTCACTCGTCGTTGTTCCCGCTGTGCTTTACCTGTTGTATGCTGGTTCACCAATCATGGCGCTTGCCTTACTTGCCTGGGGGGCGGTTCTCGTTGGGTTAATTGATAATATTCTTCGGCCTTGGCTGATTGGTCGCAGTTTTAATATCCATCCATTTTTGGTGCTGTTATCAGTCTTCGGTGGGCTACAACTTTTCGGACCGTTAGGCATTATTCTTGGGCCAATTTCGCTCGCCTTACTCATAGTGTTGCTCGATCTTTCGGACCACTATCTTGACGGAGAGTAA
- a CDS encoding pyridoxal phosphate-dependent aminotransferase, producing MFAKRIEQLHSSPTLALEENVRLLESHGISVVNLGIGEPDFGTPWSIRFAAIAAIVKGFTHYTATSGIVELRTAVCKKLFDENKVFYHPSEIVIGVGTKQLLYHAFQVLCDSGDEVIVPVPTWSTYAEQVRLSGATPVFVTLEPPFRLTAAALEKSITSKTKAIVLNSPANPTGAIIEEEELIKIAEIAVEKNIIVISDEIYEKIIFGRRHVSIASLNEEIKARTVTINGFSKSYAMTGWRVGFAAGPKHIIDAMVALQSQTTSSTSSISQKAACAALTHPQKSVEAMRTVYRSRRDFLAAALAKTPQLSFTLPDGAFYFFVDISPLLGKQFQSAVAWCQALLDEERVAVVPAETFLYKNYIRLSFAVPIEELQEGIKRIERFVKKYE from the coding sequence ATGTTTGCCAAACGAATAGAACAACTTCATTCTTCACCAACATTAGCGCTGGAAGAGAACGTGAGACTTTTAGAGTCCCATGGAATTAGTGTCGTGAATTTAGGCATTGGTGAACCAGATTTTGGTACTCCCTGGAGTATTCGCTTTGCAGCAATTGCTGCCATAGTGAAGGGGTTTACGCACTACACCGCCACTAGTGGCATCGTTGAATTGAGGACGGCAGTGTGCAAAAAACTTTTTGATGAAAATAAAGTTTTCTATCACCCAAGTGAAATAGTTATTGGGGTGGGAACGAAACAGTTGCTCTATCACGCGTTTCAAGTACTTTGTGACAGTGGAGACGAGGTTATTGTGCCCGTGCCCACATGGAGTACGTATGCGGAACAAGTACGACTGAGCGGCGCAACACCCGTCTTTGTTACCCTAGAACCACCCTTTCGTTTAACCGCGGCCGCTCTAGAAAAAAGTATTACTTCAAAAACAAAAGCAATTGTATTAAATAGTCCAGCTAACCCAACCGGGGCGATTATAGAAGAAGAAGAATTGATAAAAATAGCTGAGATTGCCGTAGAAAAAAATATAATCGTTATTTCTGACGAAATCTACGAGAAAATTATATTCGGGCGTAGACATGTATCAATCGCATCTCTCAATGAAGAGATAAAAGCACGTACTGTAACGATAAATGGTTTTTCAAAAAGTTATGCCATGACCGGTTGGCGGGTTGGTTTTGCTGCTGGGCCAAAACATATTATCGATGCCATGGTTGCCCTGCAAAGCCAAACAACCTCAAGTACGTCGTCTATTTCTCAGAAAGCCGCCTGTGCGGCGCTGACTCATCCGCAAAAATCAGTTGAGGCGATGCGGACGGTCTACCGTAGCCGTCGTGATTTTTTGGCAGCAGCACTGGCCAAGACTCCACAGCTATCGTTCACGCTTCCTGATGGTGCCTTCTACTTTTTTGTCGATATCAGCCCGCTGCTTGGAAAACAGTTTCAGAGCGCAGTGGCCTGGTGCCAAGCGTTACTTGACGAAGAACGAGTTGCTGTCGTTCCAGCCGAAACTTTCCTTTATAAAAATTATATTCGTTTAAGCTTTGCTGTACCCATCGAGGAATTACAGGAAGGGATAAAACGTATTGAACGGTTTGTAAAAAAGTATGAATAG